From Bacillus sp. Marseille-P3661:
AATTTATGCTTAAGTTGGCTAATTTTGCACGTACCTTTTTTACGTGTACATCGACTGTACGATTATCACCGATAAAATCATACCCCCATACTCCTTCAAGCAACCTTTCTCTTGTAAACACATTTCCTGGGGATGCTGCCATAAAAGCTAATAAATCAAATTCTTTCGGACGAAAATCAACTTTCTCCCCATTCACAATAACTTCTCGACGATTAATATTAATCTTCAATCCTTCAAATTCATAGGCATCCTTATCAATTTCCTCTGGATTTACCTGTCTTGGTTGCATTCGTCTGAAAATCGCCTTAATTCGTGCTACTAACTCCCTTGGACTAAATGGTTTTGTCACATAATCATCTGATCCAAGCTCAAGTCCTAGTATACGATCAATTTCATCACCTTTAGCCGTGAGCATAATAATCGGAATATCGTATTTTTTTCTTAT
This genomic window contains:
- a CDS encoding response regulator transcription factor, producing the protein MDIFKVLVADDDQNVRDIIRLYFEEQKIELVEATNGVEALEIVEQESPDIILLDVMMPKMDGYETCREIRKKYDIPIIMLTAKGDEIDRILGLELGSDDYVTKPFSPRELVARIKAIFRRMQPRQVNPEEIDKDAYEFEGLKININRREVIVNGEKVDFRPKEFDLLAFMAASPGNVFTRERLLEGVWGYDFIGDNRTVDVHVKKVRAKLANLSINCIHTVWGVGYKFEVETK